From one Planktothrix agardhii NIES-204 genomic stretch:
- a CDS encoding YcfA family protein, translating into MKVKDIIKRLEEEGWYLARTRGSHRQFKHLLKSGLVTVPGKLSDDLAPGTLNSIIKQAQINL; encoded by the coding sequence ATGAAAGTAAAAGATATTATTAAACGATTAGAAGAAGAAGGTTGGTATTTAGCAAGGACTAGAGGAAGCCACCGACAATTTAAACATCTTCTAAAGTCTGGTCTAGTCACGGTTCCTGGTAAACTATCAGATGATTTAGCACCAGGAACATTAAACAGTATTATTAAACAAGCTCAAATTAATCTTTAA
- a CDS encoding serine/threonine protein kinase, which yields MSQCLNPDCLQPNLKTTIFCQKCGSKLLLKERYRALKILEQGGFGRTFQAVDEYKLSQPYCVIKQFFPQAQGTNNQEKAEELFKREAIQLEQLGKHQQIPELFAYFIQDDRQYLVQEYIEGQNLAQELAKTGVFSETKIINLLVDLLPVLAFIHQKLVIHRDIKPENIIRRKSDNKLFLVDFGAAKAATITALAVTGTVIGSAQYTAPEQAMGKPTFASDLYSLGVTCIHLLTNIEPFDLFDVNESDWVWRDYLTVKVSDRLGQVLDKLLQQGTKKRFQTAQEVLDALQLTVKPTSIQTPQHDIALKSAKGVNYDQLEQLLKSGKWKEADQETAKKMLEVAGRTKEGCLDKNSIDNFPCEDLRTIDKLWVKYSSGRFGFSVQKNIWLEAGSKVDYETECKLGDRVGWRKNSSWMDYDDLAFSLQAPVGHLPVVVGVRAPVSWLAWFLGACAWVFVSFWVCFGVLVTFGFLFSLIWPDFTDMFIGLLGLVCVVGWGMVCWLGPLSDGWRSYRASRVGRSSLASRTAVSFNL from the coding sequence ATGAGTCAATGTCTTAACCCCGATTGCCTCCAACCCAACCTCAAAACCACAATTTTTTGTCAAAAATGTGGTTCTAAATTACTATTAAAAGAACGATATCGTGCGTTAAAAATATTAGAACAAGGGGGGTTTGGCAGAACGTTTCAAGCGGTTGATGAATATAAACTGTCTCAACCCTATTGTGTGATTAAACAGTTTTTTCCCCAAGCGCAAGGGACGAATAATCAAGAAAAAGCTGAGGAACTGTTTAAACGAGAAGCTATACAATTAGAACAATTAGGCAAACATCAACAAATTCCTGAATTATTCGCCTATTTTATCCAAGATGACCGTCAATATTTAGTTCAAGAATATATTGAAGGACAAAATTTAGCTCAAGAATTAGCCAAAACCGGGGTATTTTCAGAAACTAAAATCATTAATCTTTTAGTAGATTTATTGCCTGTTTTAGCGTTTATTCATCAAAAACTGGTAATTCATCGAGATATTAAACCGGAAAATATTATTAGAAGAAAGAGCGATAATAAATTATTTTTAGTGGATTTTGGAGCAGCTAAAGCAGCCACTATAACGGCGTTAGCGGTAACAGGAACAGTTATTGGTTCAGCCCAATATACTGCACCTGAACAAGCGATGGGAAAACCGACTTTTGCCAGTGATTTATATAGTTTAGGGGTAACTTGTATTCATTTATTAACCAATATTGAACCGTTTGATTTATTTGATGTCAATGAAAGTGACTGGGTGTGGCGAGATTATTTAACCGTTAAAGTGAGCGATCGCTTAGGTCAAGTTTTAGATAAACTGCTGCAACAGGGAACGAAAAAACGCTTTCAAACGGCTCAAGAAGTATTAGATGCTTTACAATTAACCGTTAAACCAACATCTATACAAACACCCCAGCATGATATTGCATTAAAGTCAGCTAAAGGTGTTAATTATGATCAATTAGAACAACTATTAAAATCTGGAAAGTGGAAAGAAGCTGACCAAGAAACAGCTAAAAAAATGTTAGAAGTAGCAGGAAGAACAAAGGAAGGATGCTTAGATAAAAACTCAATTGATAATTTCCCCTGCGAAGATTTACGCACGATTGACAAACTTTGGGTAAAATACAGTAGTGGTCGCTTTGGTTTCAGTGTCCAGAAGAACATTTGGCTGGAAGCCGGAAGTAAGGTAGACTACGAGACAGAATGTAAGCTTGGCGATCGAGTCGGATGGAGAAAGAACAGCAGTTGGATGGACTACGATGATCTGGCCTTTTCTTTGCAAGCTCCTGTTGGCCACCTCCCGGTTGTAGTTGGCGTGCGTGCGCCTGTTTCATGGCTCGCCTGGTTTCTCGGTGCGTGCGCCTGGGTTTTTGTCTCTTTTTGGGTGTGTTTTGGTGTTTTGGTGACCTTTGGTTTTTTGTTTAGCTTAATATGGCCTGATTTTACTGATATGTTTATCGGGTTGTTGGGTTTGGTGTGTGTGGTGGGCTGGGGTATGGTTTGTTGGTTAGGGCCTTTGTCGGATGGGTGGAGGTCTTATCGCGCGTCAAGGGTGGGTCGGTCTTCTCTCGCATCAAGAACAGCTGTAAGCTTTAATCTCTAA
- a CDS encoding chaperone protein DnaK produces the protein MGKVVGIDLGTTNSCVAVMEGGKPTVIANAEGLRTTPSVVAFAKNGDELVGQIAKRQSVMNPENTFYSVKRFIGRKSEEVNNESKEVSYKVLRDSSGNVKLDSPARNKQFAPEEISAKVLRKLVDDASKYLGETVREAVITVPAYFNDSQRQATKDAGKIAGIEVKRIINEPTAASLAYGLEQKSNETILVFDLGGGTFDVSILEVGDGVFEVLSTSGDTHLGGDDFDKKIVDYLAEEFQRNEGVDLRKDKQALQRLTEASEKAKQELSSVTQTEINLPFITATQDGPKHLDMTLTRAKFEQLCSDLIDRCLTPVEKAITDSKLKKSDIDEVVLVGGSTRIPAIQKLVRDALGKEPNQTVNPDEVVALGAAIQAGVLSGEVKDILLLDVTPLSLGVETLGGVMTKIIPRNTTIPTKKSEVFSTAVDGQTNVEIHVLQGEREMSNDNKSLGTFRLDGIPPAPRGVPQIEVIFDIDANGILNVTAKDKGTGKEQSISITGASTLPNDEVQRMVREAEQNAATDKERRERIERKNQADTLSYQAEKQLQELGDKVPEADKTKIEGMVKELREAIAQDDDDKIKTLTTDLQQALFAVGSNIYQQAGGGVPPEDGGPGAGGSTPPGGGDDVIDADFTESK, from the coding sequence ATGGGAAAAGTAGTAGGCATTGACTTAGGAACCACTAACTCTTGCGTCGCCGTGATGGAAGGGGGAAAACCCACCGTAATTGCTAATGCGGAAGGGTTACGCACCACACCTTCAGTGGTAGCTTTTGCTAAAAATGGTGACGAACTGGTGGGTCAAATTGCCAAACGTCAGTCGGTAATGAACCCCGAAAATACCTTTTATTCGGTTAAACGGTTTATCGGACGCAAATCAGAAGAAGTTAACAACGAATCTAAAGAAGTTTCTTATAAGGTGCTGCGTGATAGCAGTGGTAATGTTAAATTAGATTCCCCCGCCCGCAATAAACAATTTGCCCCGGAAGAAATCTCCGCCAAAGTGTTGAGAAAACTGGTTGATGATGCCAGTAAATATTTAGGCGAAACCGTTAGAGAAGCTGTTATTACCGTTCCTGCTTATTTTAACGACTCCCAACGTCAAGCGACTAAAGACGCGGGTAAAATTGCCGGAATTGAAGTTAAACGGATTATTAACGAACCTACCGCCGCTTCTTTGGCTTATGGTTTAGAACAAAAAAGTAACGAAACTATTTTAGTTTTTGACTTAGGGGGCGGTACTTTTGATGTCTCAATTTTAGAAGTCGGCGATGGGGTTTTTGAAGTATTATCAACCTCTGGAGATACTCACCTGGGAGGAGATGATTTTGATAAGAAAATTGTTGACTACCTAGCGGAAGAATTTCAAAGAAATGAGGGCGTTGACCTTCGCAAAGATAAACAAGCCCTGCAACGGTTAACCGAAGCCTCGGAAAAAGCTAAACAAGAACTGTCTAGCGTTACCCAAACCGAAATTAACCTGCCTTTTATTACGGCGACCCAAGATGGCCCGAAACATCTGGATATGACCTTAACCCGGGCAAAATTTGAGCAGTTATGTTCTGATTTAATTGACCGTTGTTTGACGCCCGTTGAGAAGGCCATCACTGATTCTAAACTGAAGAAATCTGATATTGATGAAGTGGTGTTAGTCGGAGGTTCTACCCGAATTCCTGCGATTCAAAAATTAGTTCGGGATGCCTTGGGTAAAGAACCAAACCAAACCGTTAACCCCGATGAAGTGGTGGCTTTAGGTGCTGCTATTCAAGCTGGGGTGTTATCAGGTGAAGTTAAAGACATTCTGCTGTTAGACGTCACTCCGTTGTCCTTGGGTGTGGAAACCCTCGGTGGGGTGATGACTAAAATTATTCCGCGTAACACTACTATTCCTACTAAGAAATCGGAAGTGTTCTCAACGGCGGTGGATGGTCAAACTAACGTAGAAATCCATGTTCTCCAAGGGGAACGGGAAATGTCGAACGATAACAAGAGTTTGGGAACTTTCCGCCTGGATGGTATTCCCCCCGCGCCCCGTGGTGTTCCTCAAATTGAGGTGATTTTTGATATCGACGCCAACGGGATTTTGAACGTTACCGCCAAGGATAAGGGGACTGGAAAAGAACAGTCTATCAGTATTACGGGCGCGTCTACCCTCCCCAATGACGAAGTACAACGGATGGTACGGGAAGCTGAACAAAATGCCGCCACCGACAAAGAACGTCGGGAACGCATTGAACGCAAAAACCAAGCCGATACCCTTTCCTATCAAGCGGAAAAACAGCTTCAAGAGTTAGGTGATAAGGTTCCCGAAGCCGATAAAACCAAGATTGAAGGGATGGTGAAGGAATTGCGGGAAGCGATCGCCCAGGATGATGATGATAAAATTAAAACCCTAACTACGGATTTACAACAAGCGTTATTTGCGGTGGGTTCTAATATCTATCAACAAGCTGGTGGCGGTGTTCCTCCTGAAGACGGTGGCCCTGGTGCTGGCGGTTCCACCCCCCCAGGGGGCGGTGATGATGTGATTGATGCTGACTTCACCGAATCTAAATAA